From the Stigmatella erecta genome, one window contains:
- a CDS encoding Smr/MutS family protein — translation MSRRSSPPPSEASPPEAPFDEEVVEIPIDGNLDLHVFQPREVKALIIEYLWACRQKGLLDVRIIHGKGTGALRKTVHSVLPKLSSVESFRTAEERDGGWGATWVRLKPLAPGEEDPEPPSGP, via the coding sequence ATGAGCCGAAGGTCCAGCCCACCACCGTCGGAAGCCTCACCCCCCGAAGCCCCCTTCGATGAAGAGGTGGTCGAAATTCCCATCGATGGGAATCTCGATTTGCATGTTTTTCAGCCCCGGGAAGTCAAGGCGCTGATCATCGAGTACCTGTGGGCGTGCCGCCAGAAAGGCCTGCTGGACGTCCGCATCATCCACGGCAAGGGGACGGGAGCACTGCGAAAAACCGTACACAGTGTGCTACCCAAGTTATCCAGCGTGGAATCCTTCAGAACTGCGGAAGAGCGCGATGGCGGCTGGGGTGCCACCTGGGTGCGGCTCAAGCCCCTGGCGCCCGGTGAGGAGGACCCGGAGCCGCCCTCTGGCCCCTGA
- a CDS encoding DUF72 domain-containing protein produces MPSREPSQLNLFTGAVSEPPPRRSRRAEPVGPAPVAEDVRALGERLPAGIHLGTSSWAFPGWTGIVYDREAAQATLAREGLLAYARHPVLRTVGVDRTFYGPVSSITFSEYAEQVPEAFRFLVKAHEVCTLARYPAHERYGVHRGQPNDRFLNASYAADMVVAPFVEGLGDKAGPLVFQFPPQDTRGFGGPARFVERLHAFFAALPRGPLYAVEVRNEELLTEGFAQALEELGVCPVLSVWRQMPPVVQQVLRTRALSARALVVRWMLPPHLGYEEARARYAPFHTLVDEDTVTREALAGVCAAATRQGLPSYVIINNKAEGSAPRSALKLAASIDAVLSG; encoded by the coding sequence ATGCCCTCTCGAGAACCCTCGCAGCTGAACCTCTTCACCGGAGCCGTCTCCGAGCCGCCCCCGCGCCGCTCGCGCCGGGCGGAGCCCGTGGGGCCCGCGCCCGTCGCGGAGGACGTGCGCGCCCTGGGCGAGCGCTTGCCCGCGGGAATTCACCTGGGCACCTCCTCCTGGGCCTTTCCTGGCTGGACGGGCATCGTCTACGACCGGGAGGCAGCCCAGGCGACGCTGGCCCGCGAGGGACTGCTGGCTTACGCGCGCCACCCGGTCCTGCGCACGGTGGGGGTGGACCGGACCTTCTATGGCCCTGTCTCCTCCATCACCTTCTCCGAGTATGCCGAGCAGGTGCCGGAAGCCTTCCGCTTCCTGGTGAAGGCCCACGAGGTGTGCACCCTGGCGCGTTACCCCGCCCACGAGCGCTACGGCGTTCACCGGGGCCAGCCCAATGACCGCTTCCTGAACGCCAGCTACGCCGCCGACATGGTGGTGGCGCCCTTCGTGGAGGGGCTGGGGGACAAGGCAGGGCCGCTCGTCTTTCAATTCCCGCCGCAGGACACGCGTGGATTTGGCGGCCCAGCGCGCTTCGTCGAGCGGCTCCACGCCTTCTTCGCGGCGCTGCCCCGGGGGCCGCTCTACGCGGTGGAGGTGCGCAACGAGGAGCTGCTCACGGAAGGCTTCGCCCAGGCGCTGGAGGAGCTCGGGGTGTGCCCCGTGCTGTCGGTGTGGCGGCAGATGCCGCCCGTGGTGCAGCAGGTGCTGCGCACGCGGGCGCTCTCCGCCCGGGCCCTGGTGGTCCGGTGGATGTTGCCGCCGCACCTGGGCTACGAGGAGGCCCGCGCCCGCTATGCCCCGTTCCACACGCTGGTGGATGAGGACACGGTGACCCGGGAAGCCCTGGCCGGGGTCTGTGCCGCCGCGACGCGCCAGGGGCTCCCGTCCTACGTCATCATCAACAACAAGGCCGAGGGCAGCGCGCCCCGGTCCGCGCTCAAGCTCGCCGCCAGTATTGATGCGGTGCTGAGCGGCTAG